The Urocitellus parryii isolate mUroPar1 chromosome 13, mUroPar1.hap1, whole genome shotgun sequence genome has a window encoding:
- the Mro gene encoding protein maestro isoform X2: MSKRIIDHKPNILIQKDLSLQRHLGVGMKQKTVFYGTSNLCLFSKTSSMDQTQSIPDQPSSVPPSQPKRKMTSMIAFFSKVSWKFKFQKQESSKNVFFILAERARDPNAKKRHLAMRGLGTMACEAPDQVRKHKKIMLDLLVHGLYDPVSSEVIHESMKTLTIILGKIQGKGLGSFFVDITLQIRTLLDDENDSMRYLAFVLLGQLAAFAGWKWKKFFARQVKQTRDSLLIHLQDRNPQVATACKTTFRACSPYLKLRNENSFRTEEDQRNPKLSRQLSHYHPELLQFFYANKIL; the protein is encoded by the exons ATGAGTAAAAGGATTATTGATCATAAACCTAATATTTTGATTCAGAAGGATTTAAGTTTGCAAAGGCATCTGGGAGTCGGCATGAAGCAAAAAACAGTCTTCTATGGTACTTCAAATCTATGTCTTTTCAGTAAGACCAG ttcCATGGACCAAACACAGAGTATCCCGGACCAGCCTTCTTCTGTACCTCCTTCCCAGCCCAAGAGGAAAATGACATCAATGATAGCTTTCTTTTCCAAG GTCTCTTGGAAATTCAAGTTCCAGAAGCAGGAGTCTTCAAAGAATGTGTTTTTCATCTTGGCAGAAAGAGCTCGGGACCCCAATGCGAAAAAGCGCCACCTGGCAATGAGAGGCCTGGGCACCATGGCTTGTGAAGCCCCTGACCAG GtgagaaaacacaagaaaattatGCTAGATCTGCTGGTGCATGGATTGTATGACCCCGTGAGTTCTGAAGTCATCCACGAGAGTATGAAGACACTGACCATCATCCTGGGCAAGATTCAGGGCAAAGGTTTGGGCTCCTTCTTCGTAGACATCACGCTTCAGATCAGGACTTTATTGGATGAT GAGAACGACAGCATGAGATACTTGGCCTTTGTCTTGCTCGGGCAACTGGCGGCCTTTGCTGGGTGGAAATGGAAGAAGTTTTTCGCCCGTCAGGTTAAGCAGACACGAGATTCCCTCCTGATCCATTTACAGGACAGAAACCCACAGGTTGCCACA gctTGCAAAACAACTTTTCGAGCCTGTTCTCCGTATCTGAAACTGAGAAACGAAAACAGCTTCCGGACAGAAGAAGATCAAAGGAATCCCAAACTCTCCAGGCAGCTG AGTCACTATCATCCAGAGCTCCTGCAGTTCTTCTACGCAAATAAAATTCTGTAA
- the Mro gene encoding protein maestro isoform X3 translates to MDQTQSIPDQPSSVPPSQPKRKMTSMIAFFSKVSWKFKFQKQESSKNVFFILAERARDPNAKKRHLAMRGLGTMACEAPDQVRKHKKIMLDLLVHGLYDPVSSEVIHESMKTLTIILGKIQGKGLGSFFVDITLQIRTLLDDENDSMRYLAFVLLGQLAAFAGWKWKKFFARQVKQTRDSLLIHLQDRNPQVATACKTTFRACSPYLKLRNENSFRTEEDQRNPKLSRQLVSEPGQEKILLSPSPPSV, encoded by the exons ATGGACCAAACACAGAGTATCCCGGACCAGCCTTCTTCTGTACCTCCTTCCCAGCCCAAGAGGAAAATGACATCAATGATAGCTTTCTTTTCCAAG GTCTCTTGGAAATTCAAGTTCCAGAAGCAGGAGTCTTCAAAGAATGTGTTTTTCATCTTGGCAGAAAGAGCTCGGGACCCCAATGCGAAAAAGCGCCACCTGGCAATGAGAGGCCTGGGCACCATGGCTTGTGAAGCCCCTGACCAG GtgagaaaacacaagaaaattatGCTAGATCTGCTGGTGCATGGATTGTATGACCCCGTGAGTTCTGAAGTCATCCACGAGAGTATGAAGACACTGACCATCATCCTGGGCAAGATTCAGGGCAAAGGTTTGGGCTCCTTCTTCGTAGACATCACGCTTCAGATCAGGACTTTATTGGATGAT GAGAACGACAGCATGAGATACTTGGCCTTTGTCTTGCTCGGGCAACTGGCGGCCTTTGCTGGGTGGAAATGGAAGAAGTTTTTCGCCCGTCAGGTTAAGCAGACACGAGATTCCCTCCTGATCCATTTACAGGACAGAAACCCACAGGTTGCCACA gctTGCAAAACAACTTTTCGAGCCTGTTCTCCGTATCTGAAACTGAGAAACGAAAACAGCTTCCGGACAGAAGAAGATCAAAGGAATCCCAAACTCTCCAGGCAGCTGGTGAGCGAGCCAGGGCAGGAGAAAATTCTCCTCAGTCCCAGCCCTCCCAGTGTTTAA
- the Mro gene encoding protein maestro isoform X1, producing the protein MSKRIIDHKPNILIQKDLSLQRHLGVGMKQKTVFYGTSNLCLFSKTSSMDQTQSIPDQPSSVPPSQPKRKMTSMIAFFSKVSWKFKFQKQESSKNVFFILAERARDPNAKKRHLAMRGLGTMACEAPDQVRKHKKIMLDLLVHGLYDPVSSEVIHESMKTLTIILGKIQGKGLGSFFVDITLQIRTLLDDENDSMRYLAFVLLGQLAAFAGWKWKKFFARQVKQTRDSLLIHLQDRNPQVATACKTTFRACSPYLKLRNENSFRTEEDQRNPKLSRQLVSEPGQEKILLSPSPPSV; encoded by the exons ATGAGTAAAAGGATTATTGATCATAAACCTAATATTTTGATTCAGAAGGATTTAAGTTTGCAAAGGCATCTGGGAGTCGGCATGAAGCAAAAAACAGTCTTCTATGGTACTTCAAATCTATGTCTTTTCAGTAAGACCAG ttcCATGGACCAAACACAGAGTATCCCGGACCAGCCTTCTTCTGTACCTCCTTCCCAGCCCAAGAGGAAAATGACATCAATGATAGCTTTCTTTTCCAAG GTCTCTTGGAAATTCAAGTTCCAGAAGCAGGAGTCTTCAAAGAATGTGTTTTTCATCTTGGCAGAAAGAGCTCGGGACCCCAATGCGAAAAAGCGCCACCTGGCAATGAGAGGCCTGGGCACCATGGCTTGTGAAGCCCCTGACCAG GtgagaaaacacaagaaaattatGCTAGATCTGCTGGTGCATGGATTGTATGACCCCGTGAGTTCTGAAGTCATCCACGAGAGTATGAAGACACTGACCATCATCCTGGGCAAGATTCAGGGCAAAGGTTTGGGCTCCTTCTTCGTAGACATCACGCTTCAGATCAGGACTTTATTGGATGAT GAGAACGACAGCATGAGATACTTGGCCTTTGTCTTGCTCGGGCAACTGGCGGCCTTTGCTGGGTGGAAATGGAAGAAGTTTTTCGCCCGTCAGGTTAAGCAGACACGAGATTCCCTCCTGATCCATTTACAGGACAGAAACCCACAGGTTGCCACA gctTGCAAAACAACTTTTCGAGCCTGTTCTCCGTATCTGAAACTGAGAAACGAAAACAGCTTCCGGACAGAAGAAGATCAAAGGAATCCCAAACTCTCCAGGCAGCTGGTGAGCGAGCCAGGGCAGGAGAAAATTCTCCTCAGTCCCAGCCCTCCCAGTGTTTAA